In the genome of Labeo rohita strain BAU-BD-2019 chromosome 2, IGBB_LRoh.1.0, whole genome shotgun sequence, the window TGAGTCCAAATGGCAAAATCTCACCCATAAATCTGATTACCATCTAGCAATGACCTTTATAGCAGTGAGTCAGTCTGAGCACATGTGTTCATCTGAAGCTGTTTGCAAGTAGAAATGATTCAGAGAGTCAATATTCTGTCAGTATGAACACTTTTATCTGCGTCTGGTTAGTTCGCCGTTTCTCCATCTCTCTCGCTTTCTCCCGCTGGTTTAGAGATCTCTCGTTTGGCCTTTCAGATAATTGGCTTTGTGTCCGGACCGATTTGAGATCTGTGAGAGAGAGCACGCGTCACCAGACAGACGAAACCTACTGCTCTCCACCTTCACTTCGCATATTCACTCGAGCTAGAAAGAGCAGACAGGCTGCCGGCGGAGAAACCGAACGTCGCTCTAGAGACTTTAATCAAACTAAATGTACAGCGTCTAGTTAATCAGGCTCTCGGCCAAAGTAACTATGACTTCATTCCTTCCTGTGAGTTAGCAAAGCTTCTGAGCACATGTTGATGAATTATGTTATTGTTTCAGTGATCAATTCTGTGAAATGAGCTGcagagaaatgttatttttcctcAGAGAGTTCCCAGAGGAAAATGATTGCTAAAATGTTGCTTCAGTTATGATTCAAATGTAACAAAGTCAAAGAGAACATAAAATGAAGCTGTATggcattgattcattcatttaattattaattagtttgtttgttcgtttttatttaggtttcatatgcatttatttattcacttagtTAGATTGTATTTATACTGATAGTTTTgagatttaataatatttattaatcttatttgtttattattgttttattttttatttgaacttttgtttattcattcattcattcacgtagtagtttttatttagtttgtttatagttttcatattgtatttatttctagAATTTATTaagtctttaatttaatttagtttgcaTTTATATTGTTCATATTGAAAGTTggtagtatttattcatataatttattaatagaaTTTGGGTAGTATTTATTCTTTATACTTAGTAGTTTTTATTAAGTTCGTATTTATAGTGTTCATATTGAGactcagtatttatttatagaatttatttagaaaattatttatttatttatttttagtttatatttatagtgTTCAACTTGAGGCtttaatagcatttatttatttatttatttattactttttatttagtttgtattTATAGTGTTTATATTGAGACTCAATAGTATTtaattatagaatttatttagaaaattatttttttatttttttattttttagtttgtatTTATAGTGTTCAACTTGAGGCTTAATAGcattcatttattgatttatttatttgttagtttttaCTTAGTTTGCATTTATAGTGTTTAGATTGAGACTtgatagtatttatttatagaatttattttgaagattattaattaatcaattaattaatttatttaatcattactttttatttagtttgtattTAGTGTTTAACTTGAgagttgatttatttatttatttttatttactttgcaTTTATAGTGTTCACATTGAGACTcaatagtatttattcatagaatttatttagaaaattatttatttatttattagtttgtatttattgtgtTCAACTTAAGACTtgatagcatttatttatttatttatttattagtttttagcTAGTTTGCATTTATAGTGTTCATATTGGGACTCAACAGTATTTATTTCTAGAActtgtttagaaaaatatttacttatttattggttagattttatttagtttgtattTACAGCATTAAACGTGAGCGTtgatagcatttatttatttatttatttatttgttagtttttgCATCTATAGTTTTTGCATATACTTAttcattatattcatttatttgtttttatttcgtTTGTATTTAGTGTTTAACTTGAGACTTGGtagcaattattttatatatttattagtttttattacttTGCATTTATAGTGTTCATATTGAGACtcaatagtatttatttatagaatttatttagcaaattatgtatttatttatttttttgtatttatcatGTTCAACTTAAGATTtgatagcatttatttattatttattagtttttagcTAGTTTGCATTTATAGTGTTTATATTGGGactaaatagtatttatttctagaacttgtttagaaaaatatttatttatttatgtatttaaaacagaacaaaagaatGTATCATACAGTCTATCAGTGGACACTGAAATTCCatgttaataaacaaaaatagacaatctatttgaaatttaaatctGCCCACAGTTCACGACAACATCAAGCATCTCCACATTCTTTCATTTATCTTCTGCATCAATGTGCTCATTACCACCAGACTGAGTGAGAGATATTTCAGTAATTAATTCCAGAATCATTTCTATAATGAGCTGAGGGAAACCAGGAGTCAGATGCAATTGTGAAAGTGATGGATTCTGATCCATATCACCACTATTGATCATGTTGAAGTTCTTGGGAAGAAACTGCTGCTGACGCCCCCTGCTGGTCACAGTCAAGCTCACCTTGGTGTCTTCTCAAGTGATAATCTTAGAAAGGAAGGAAGATCAAAATAATACAGTGGTGCATGTCTAAAACAAAAAGGCTTCAAATCTCTGGTAAAATGAACTAGTTGCTTTGAGATGTGCGGCGTACTAATGTGAGGACGGCTGTGTTGTTTTCAGAGTGTCCGTGGGAGTGGGATAATCTGACCTGCTGGAAGGCGGCCAGTGTCGGTGAGGTCGTGGAGGTCAACTGTCCCGAGCTCTTCGAGTTTAATAGTCCAGAGGAAGGTGAGAGACACTGTgcaaaaacaagctgttttcgTGTGTgtacctttaaatgcaaatgagctgctgcttcaGCCCCCTTTCCAGAAGAGGGCGGAGCTTGTACAGCTCACGCTTCAGATTGTCCGTCAACAACAAAACTGGAGAATCTCACATAGCAAGAATGTCAGaaattatttaagaaatatgcAGACGGGGATCAATTTTGGGATGAAACTGAggctacactaccagtcaaaagtttttgaacaagaaagatttttaatgttttttaaaggtctgcatttgatccaaagtacagaaaaaaacagtaaaattttgaaatatttttactttagtagtttgattaaaaatgcagtaaaaactgtaaaattgtgaaatatatttacaatttaaaatacctgttttctatttaaatatattttaaattataatttattcctgtcatcaaaagtgatgataaagacatttataatgttaaaaaagatttctatttcagataaatgctgttcttctgaactattcgttcatcaaagaaacctgaaagaaattatacttagctgttttcaacataataataataataataataataataataatgtttttgagcagcaaatcagaatattagaataatgtaataatgctaaaaattcagctttgaaatcacaggaataaattaaattttaaaatatattcagattgaaagcagttattttaaatagtaaaaatatttcaagattttactgttttttctgtactttgggtcaaatcattgcaggcttggtgagcagaagagacttctttaaaaacattcaaaatcttactgtccaaaaaggtttgactttttaatttaaaaaaaatgtattttctagtCAGTGTTTTGTCCTTATTTACGGTGCAAGTCAGATTTAACTTCAACAATATTGAAGCAGGCTTTAAATCAGCCTGAGAGCACACAGAAACACTGCACGTTAGGCTTTACATGAAATCTCAAGTCATTATAAATGTACGTGTGATGTATGTATGCTTTTGTTCTTGCAGTTCTGCTGACAGCAGCATATCGCAGTAGCTGCTTACAGTATCTTTAAAAACAGGAAACACATTCGATTTATCGTTGTTCTGCTTGTTGCCTGGCTGATTTTCAGGGCTCGGCAAGATCAGCAGAAACTGTACGGAGTTCGGTTGGTCTGAACCGTATCCACACTATGTTGATGCCTGTATGATTGGTGACAACACAACCAAGCCCGTGAGTATCTCATGTAACTGaactaataattatataaatcatCTAGAGACAAGCTCAGAACAACTACATACTGAGAGAATATGAGGGTCATAACTGCCATAGTCATTTAGGAGATCATAGTCATTATAAAGGCCCCCCAAAATTCAAGTTGAAGTGGCcgattcttaaagggatagttcacccaaaaattaaaattctgtcacttttactcaccctcatgtcattccaaacacataggaccttcatctttggaacacaaattaagatatttttgatgacatccgagagctttctgaccctgcatagacagcaatgcaactgaaacttGCCAGgtctagaaaggtagtaaggacattgttaaaaaaagtccatgtgacatcagtagttcaatcgtaatgttatgaagctacaagaatactttttgtaaagaaaacaaacataaccactttattcaacaattgaaccactgatgtcacatggactattttaatgatgtctttactacctttctgttcCCTGAATATGgtggttgcgttgctgtctatgcaaggtcagaaagtctcttatttcataaaaaatattttaatttgtgctccgaagatgaacaaaggtcttacgggtttcgAAAGACACaggggtgaataattaatgacagaattttcatttttgaatgaacttaaaatagTTCTAATTTCGTATTTTTACGTAATGAcaagaattatgagatacaaactcgcaattgcaagaatgaagtcagaattgtcagaataGTGACCAGTTTTTTTACgacaatgaaaaaataaatggaaaaaggCAATTTGTGACTTTTGGTCTCACAATTttgtgaaaaagtcagaattgcaagatataaactagatGTTAACTTGTAATTGCACGCTTATAACTTAACAGTGTTAgtgtataaacttgcaattctgttattaaaaaaaaaagttggaattttgagattaaaaaaatgttgcaattacctttttcttcatttttgtaTTCCTTGGTGGAAACAAACTTGTCACAatttacacaattctgacttttttctcacaattgcaagttaatgtcttacatttctgacttttcgtctcgcaactgcaagttttaAATCTTTCAATTACAAGTTAACATCTCTCAGTTTATATCTGACTTTTCCACAGAATTTTAAGAGAAGTCAGAATAGTTAGAGAATATGCAAGATAGAATTTCAAGACATAAACAAGTATTTTCTGCTAACCAAGACTAATGTAGTTTTCTCTTCCTGTCCCAAGGACATGTTCTATGCGTCTGTGAAGGCTCTCTATACGGTGGGCTACAGCACGTCTCTGGTGTCTCTGACCACAGCTATGGTCATTCTGTGCCGCTTCAGGTCAGATTAAAGCAGACTCATCACTGCATATATACTAATGAAATTCTAAGTACATGATGCATGtcaaaacatggtattaccatgttgCTTTTTGCTCCTTTATTGACAGTGAGCTGAGTATGTTAAGAATAAAGACTATTTTACAAGAAATACTAACTGCATTTCGACATGCATACTAATCACTTGCACAGACTTCATTTTCTTCAtgcaaaatatcatttgttttagTAGTTTCCCAATTACAATGAAAAAGGATTTTACAGCCTGATGCAAATGAAGAAGCTTTTCGAGtactttgttttctttagttCTTTAGAGAAGCGTCTATGTAGTGGTGCTTTAAAGTACCTAGAATCCAAATAGAGTGATCTGAAGAAGCTGTGTATGATGTAAATTATGATAAGATGCCGAGGGCTTCAAAGAAACATTGATGAGTGTTTGCACATTGATACAGACCCTCAGCTGCCCACCCAAACACATTAGAATTTCAATCTCCCAACATCAACGTAATAAAGCCTTTGAACATTCGTCAACAGGAAACTTCACTGCACCAGGAACTTCATCCACATGAACCTGTTTGTGTCCTTCATCCTGAGAGCCATCTCTGTGTTCATTAAAGATGGGGTCCTGTACGCAGAGGAGGACAGCGACCACTGCTTCGTTCATACTGTGAGTAATGCACATGTTGTTTTGGATTAAAGCGCCACtacattttttagttttgtggctgaagaaattaatatgttttgcatagtttatttgtaatacatattttattgtgtgtgtgtgtgttcttgtttATGCTGTGCTATGATATGTTAAATATTAGTTGGGTCAGTATGAAAACAatggaagtctatggaaagtcacCACAATTCACAGAAacctaatgtgtgtgtgtgtgtttcagttgCCAATGcattgtacaaatattttattaagcaAAACTTCTGtgaatacaatataatattacttttaaattgcatttatttatttattcattcatttctttcttttatatatatatatatatatatatatatatgtaaatgcatattttattatataatatataaaattataccactaaataataaatataccaatactaataataaattatttaaaatattatattatattaaattatattatattatattatattataaaaaatactgagattaaaaacttgtgtgtatgtgtgtttagtTATCGATGCATtgcagaaatattttattaacagcAATAATTCTGTGAAAAcaatatttctttcaaaatgtatttatttattcattcattcattttttcctttattttcaaatatataaacatatatatatatatatatatatataatttaatgcatattttattatataatatataacattataccactaaatactaaatataccaataaaacaataaaaaacaatttacaatgttatattatattatatatatttttgtaatacagctttactgtataatatatatcATAATAACACTATGTACAACATAAACTAACACTAGTAAAAAATGCTagtattaaaaatgtgtgtgtgtttagttaCCAATGCATtgtagaaatgttttattaacagcAACAATTctgtaaatacaatatttctttcaaaatgcatttatttatttatttaaaatatgcaattttttaggtttatgcataaacgtgtatatatatatatatatatatataagattttttaaaatatataacataataccACTACATACTAAATATACCaatactaataaaaacacaaaaaactatttaaatatttaattatattatatatttgtaatacagattatataatatttattatacacgctatgtaataaatatactaatactaatagaaacaataaaaaactatgtatatatatatatatatatatatatgtatacacacacacagaatttttgaagagaaacacacacacacacatttttaatagtatgtgtgtgtgagtgtgtgtgtttctcttcaAAAATTCTGTGaatactttatttctttcaatatttatttatttaactactttaaatatttcttgGTACTATCAGCatgtaaaacaatttgtttttaatctgtgtatagttttgtatgtgtgtgtgtgtgtgggtgtgtgtgtggtttaaaGTGTCTCTATAGGCTTTGCTTTCACAGTAAATCACCCACAAGCGGAAGCTGTTAGTAGGGCCGGAGTTTGGCTGGATGCTATTTGCATGTGAAATCCAGAGACTAATAATAACTCCATCCGTTTACGTTCAAGGCTTCGCCCGACATTCAGCAGCAACACGTTCTTGTTTCCCCCGTCTGTGCCTGACAAACAGCCGTAATTATCGCGAAGCCGATTTCAGCGCGCTCTGGAAATATTCCATTATTTCCATATTAGCATATGAATAGCTTATAAAAACGTGCGCGCTCTCATTATACACCTGAATGAGGGCTCTGAGCGCTTTCCCCCAGCCAATCAGAGGCCATGCTAATGACATCACTTAGCACCGAATTGGATCAGAGGGTAATTGATGAACATGGTTAAAGACTTTAGGGTGTTCTGATACACGGCGGGCCAGAAATTCTGAATGGAAATGCACATGCAGTCTGACAAATGAAAGGATGGATCATGTATTCAGTTGCTtatagctggtttaagatggtcactAGGATTGGTTGATTAGCTGAACTACCTGGTAGACCACATTCACTGCTGTGAATGCACAGTAAGATGGTTTGCTAACACGATCCATTGGATTTTAAACAAacctaaatgtgtttttctgtttccAGGTGGGGTGTAAGGCGGTGATGGTCTTCTTCCACTACTGTGTGATGTCAAACTACTTCTGGCTCTTCATCGAAGGTCTCTATCTCTTCACGCTCCTGGTGGAAACCTTCTTTCCCGAGAGACGCTACTTCTACTGGTACACCATCATCGGCTGGGGTATGTCACAGTGATGCATCTTAGGAAAATGGATTGTTTATGATTGATTATGTGTCACAGTCATAGATATGGAGGGAAATGAAGTGTGGCGTGTGTGTATTAACTGGCCACTGGCTCTTTATGATGTGATTTGTTGTGCTGGCATATGTAATACATTCATATTGATGGTGTAAATGCATTGGAGAACAGCTTCGAGGTCTGACAAATTTCCTCTTTCTCTCGCGCTTTCAGGAACGCCCACCATTTGTGTGACCATATGGGCCGTTCTGCGCCTTCGTTTCGATGATTCTGGGTATGTGCAATGCtgcataaacaaaaaatgctaCACTGTATTTGTTGCTTTAATACCTACACATATGCTGGCACTGAACTTTGGTGTCACTAGAATGAGACTGTGTTTGGAAAGGAATacatactttctttttttaagtatgcaacaatacagatatatttaaaaagaaaagacaataaaaactacagagCTTTCATCATAAAACTGATCATTTGAATGTCATACTAAGACATATTATTGAGAGATACAGAAAGACAACTGATATGCATTTCGTGAAAGTAGTATACTGTTATAAAAATCTCAttcatttacattacaagctatcagaatttcatcttactttttggacatataaatatcagcaaatGCACCAAATGTTTGGGCCTCTGAAAAACATTGGGGTGATTTTCCTTCTTGAATATGAGCTCAATATTCTcactatataatactatatgagccataaaCGCCTGATGTACACTACTAGTGAAAAGCTTTTCAACAGTAAGAAAcagtaatgtttcttaaagaagtgtcttctgctcacaaagcctgtatttatttgatccacagtacagcaaaaacagtacaattttgaaatatttttactatttgaaacaactgttttctatttgaatatattttaaaatgtaatttattcctgtgatttcaaagcttattatccttcaaaaatcattctaatattctgatttgctgctcaaaaaacatttattattattgttgtgttaaaaacagctgagtagaattttttcaggtttctctgatgaatataaagttcagaagaacagcatttatctgaaatagaaatcttttgtaacattgtaaatgtatttgccatcacttttgatcagtttaaagcattcttgctaactAAAGGtatgatcacaggaataaattacattttaaaatattttcagatagaaagcagttattttaaatagtaaaaatattttacaatattactgtgtttgctgtattttggatcaaatgattgcagacttggtgagcagaaaagacttctttaaaaaacattaaaaatcttttgactggtagtgtatcaaTTATGATACtcaacaaaaaatacagtaacactttaaaatagagAACATTTATTCACCAGTAACTATgatttttccctcaataaattcctaatttgctgcttattaatagtaaggtagttgttaagtttaggtattgggtaggattagggatgtagaataaggtaatgtagaataaggcattaatatgcacttaattagtactaataaatggctaatattctagtaatatgcatgctaataagcaactagttaagaaaccataaaataaagtgttaccattatttCATATGTCAGGCTTTAAACAGGGTTAGAAAAATAGTCAATTTTGATTCAAGCACGTTGCATTGTGTGACACAATTTTCCAGGCACTGTGTGCTGTCGTATATTGCACATTTAGGCAAATGCAGTAAGGCATCTGGCACACGCCAAATGCtattttctttcaaaagcatGCAGTTTATCATTCTGAAATCTTAGCATATAAATCACATGAACTAGCCGACCAATAGCAGCAAAGCTTCTTACAGCAAATCAATTGTGTTTCTGCAGTTGCTGGGACATGAATGATAACACTGCCCTCTGGTGGGTGATCAAGGGACCCGTTGTGGCATCGATCATGGTAAGCCAAGAAATATTTGTGGTGGTGTGTTTTTAGAACTAAAATATcgataaataaaacatataaattaatttatgtatttgaatggGGCCATATtgcatattataataaatgcgtACATTTCCTTTCAGATTAATTTCGTCCTCTTCATTGGAATCATCATAATCCTGGTGCAGAAGCTGCAGTCTCCAGACATTGGCGGGAACGAGTCCAGCATCTACCTGTGAGTATGTTAGTCCCAGTCTCCATGGAAACAGAGTGCAGTTGTTGTGTTGTGTCTGATTAGTCGATATGATGTATCACATGATGTTGGCTGAAATGAAAGTCTTGATAGTATCCAAGCAAACACAGAACGTTCTCTTCGGCATGTGGTTCCTGTTTCGCTGTTTTTAGGAATCAAATAACTTTCTAGAAAATGCTCGGTAGGTTTTGTATCTGAAATCTAACCTTTGCCAGAACATTTCATAACAAATGATTTAGTCAAAAATCAATGAAAAACTCATGTTgctgggagttttttttttttatgacaaccTAAATAGAATCTAGAAAGAATGTTATCTAAtggttatttttaggttttattttgtagccatatggtttcctgtttttttaaactaattaatAACATTCTTGGAATGTTctgtacattttgtaaataaaaactaaccTTGCAAAGagttttttgtgtaaaaaatttttttaaaaaattgttgcttcagcttaaaataattagttgtcacttagtaacatttcaagttgcaaacttatttgagttgactaaacttaaaattttaagacagccaggtaacaaattattttaagttgactctattttttttttttttacgggttttattttgtaaccaAAAACTAACATTCCTAGAACGTGATAACTGTGATAAACGGAAGCAATCATTTTGAATGCATACAGGATTTTCATTTCAAGTTGTAACAGTCTCTGATTGCGATTTGGAATTTCCATCAAAATTTGTAAAACTGTAATTGGGATGTAACAACAGAATGtgtgattaaaggagaagtccacttccagaacaaaaatttacagataatgtactcacccccttgtcatccaagatgttcttgtctttttttcttcagccgtaaagaaattatgtttttttgagtcaaacattcaggatttttctccatataatggactggtatggtgccccgtttctgaacttccaaaatgcagtttaaatgcggcttcaaacgatcccaaatgtggttgtaaacgatcccagctgaggaagaagggtcttagctAGTGgagcgatcggttattttcatttaaaaaatacaatttaaatattttttaatctcaaacgctcatcttgtcttgctctgcctgaactgtgtattctgcctcaagacagttaggtttgtcaaaaaactccaatcgtattttctcgcTCAACTTCaacaatcatttcaaaatcatcctacatcactgcagaagtaccgacacattGTTTgccaagtgaacatgcaaagaagatcaaacacccacaacaaaaaaggtaaaacagcgatataggacgattttgaagttaagggagaacatgagatgggagtttttcgacataccctaactgtcatgaacaggaaaaaaacagttaaggcggagtgagacaagatgagcgtttgacataaaaaaagtatatacattgtattattttaaagaaaataatcgatcgtttcgctagataagacccttcttcctcggctggaatcatttacaaccgcatttgggatcgtttgaagccgcatttaaactgcattttggaagttcaaaatcgggccaccatatcagtccattatatggagaaaaatcctgaaatgtttccctcaaaaacataatttctttatggctgaagaaagaaagacatgaacatcttggatctgtttatttttagttgttgtGTGAGTGGTTGCTGTTTATGTTCAGTAAATCTGTTGTGTGCTGATTCTGAGATAGATGGAATCATTGTTGTGTTTGGGATTTTTTGGCTTCTGTAGCAgtgaaatataaaacattattttttctgGACAAGCAGTCTAAATAGCCTAAATAATCTAGAGCACAAGACGTTCGgactgttttttgcttttttttttttttttttgaagcttgaaagcttCATTCCCCTTTTAGTCTAATTGCATGGAAAACAGTATCATGCAAAGTATGTGCTTGAGCTATTAGAGGTCCTTGAGGTCTGTCGGTTTTGGTGTC includes:
- the adcyap1r1a gene encoding adenylate cyclase activating polypeptide 1a (pituitary) receptor type I isoform X1 gives rise to the protein MRLCVRSRGTIVSRMHRHMTRETFLVLFLIISLMWPIHSEISNCVIKREQERCSERIALHNPKDDEKFECPWEWDNLTCWKAASVGEVVEVNCPELFEFNSPEEGLGKISRNCTEFGWSEPYPHYVDACMIGDNTTKPDMFYASVKALYTVGYSTSLVSLTTAMVILCRFRKLHCTRNFIHMNLFVSFILRAISVFIKDGVLYAEEDSDHCFVHTVGCKAVMVFFHYCVMSNYFWLFIEGLYLFTLLVETFFPERRYFYWYTIIGWGTPTICVTIWAVLRLRFDDSGCWDMNDNTALWWVIKGPVVASIMINFVLFIGIIIILVQKLQSPDIGGNESSIYLSCAQKCFSEPTQAAQHSCRMSELSTITLRLARSTLLLIPLFGIHYTVFAFSPEDFSKRERLVFELGLGSFQGFVVAVLYCFLNGEFLPKGAVGDKEEMEELDGEQVLCCGPEAAASPFASEQWGERGDAAVHPQQEQLTDTHVQPSGRDGQPQPANLSA
- the adcyap1r1a gene encoding adenylate cyclase activating polypeptide 1a (pituitary) receptor type I isoform X2, whose amino-acid sequence is MRLCVRSRGTIVSRMHRHMTRETFLVLFLIISLMWPIHSEISNCVIKREQERCSERIALHNPKDDEKFECPWEWDNLTCWKAASVGEVVEVNCPELFEFNSPEEGLGKISRNCTEFGWSEPYPHYVDACMIGDNTTKPDMFYASVKALYTVGYSTSLVSLTTAMVILCRFRKLHCTRNFIHMNLFVSFILRAISVFIKDGVLYAEEDSDHCFVHTVGCKAVMVFFHYCVMSNYFWLFIEGLYLFTLLVETFFPERRYFYWYTIIGWGTPTICVTIWAVLRLRFDDSGCWDMNDNTALWWVIKGPVVASIMINFVLFIGIIIILVQKLQSPDIGGNESSIYLSCAQKCFSEPTQAAQHSCRMSELSTITLRLARSTLLLIPLFGIHYTVFAFSPEDFSKRERLVFELGLGSFQGFVVAVLYCFLNGEVQSEIKRKWRSWTVNRYFAVDLKQQRHPSLASSGVNGGTQLSILSKSSSQIRMSSPLAETVNLNLPT
- the adcyap1r1a gene encoding adenylate cyclase activating polypeptide 1a (pituitary) receptor type I isoform X3, which codes for MRLCVRSRGTIVSRMHRHMTRETFLVLFLIISLMWPIHSEISNCVIKREQERCSERIALHNPKDDEKFECPWEWDNLTCWKAASVGEVVEVNCPELFEFNSPEEGLGKISRNCTEFGWSEPYPHYVDACMIGDNTTKPDMFYASVKALYTVGYSTSLVSLTTAMVILCRFRKLHCTRNFIHMNLFVSFILRAISVFIKDGVLYAEEDSDHCFVHTVGCKAVMVFFHYCVMSNYFWLFIEGLYLFTLLVETFFPERRYFYWYTIIGWGTPTICVTIWAVLRLRFDDSGCWDMNDNTALWWVIKGPVVASIMINFVLFIGIIIILVQKLQSPDIGGNESSIYLRLARSTLLLIPLFGIHYTVFAFSPEDFSKRERLVFELGLGSFQGFVVAVLYCFLNGEFLPKGAVGDKEEMEELDGEQVLCCGPEAAASPFASEQWGERGDAAVHPQQEQLTDTHVQPSGRDGQPQPANLSA
- the adcyap1r1a gene encoding adenylate cyclase activating polypeptide 1a (pituitary) receptor type I isoform X4, whose protein sequence is MRLCVRSRGTIVSRMHRHMTRETFLVLFLIISLMWPIHSEISNCVIKREQERCSERIALHNPKDDEKFECPWEWDNLTCWKAASVGEVVEVNCPELFEFNSPEEGLGKISRNCTEFGWSEPYPHYVDACMIGDNTTKPDMFYASVKALYTVGYSTSLVSLTTAMVILCRFRKLHCTRNFIHMNLFVSFILRAISVFIKDGVLYAEEDSDHCFVHTVGCKAVMVFFHYCVMSNYFWLFIEGLYLFTLLVETFFPERRYFYWYTIIGWGTPTICVTIWAVLRLRFDDSGCWDMNDNTALWWVIKGPVVASIMINFVLFIGIIIILVQKLQSPDIGGNESSIYLRLARSTLLLIPLFGIHYTVFAFSPEDFSKRERLVFELGLGSFQGFVVAVLYCFLNGEVQSEIKRKWRSWTVNRYFAVDLKQQRHPSLASSGVNGGTQLSILSKSSSQIRMSSPLAETVNLNLPT